From one Desulfurobacterium thermolithotrophum DSM 11699 genomic stretch:
- a CDS encoding class I SAM-dependent methyltransferase codes for MKVKEIFNSNFAIYYEKVINRLSSPIQIDKWRKVLVKKAVAICPNASTAIDCCSGAGNVGKFFLRENPKAKLINCDISKPLLKLAKENFSNKENVFYVCSDNRFFPIKDNSTDILFSSFCVRNSPEPTLTISEAYRVIRSGGVWAILDFFRIEKESSLTKANNFIFKSFMNFTKLVAPSHSEAIDYLFESIKKFYTVTEFKNILLESNFEIAEIKEFMGGVANVLIAIKKEV; via the coding sequence ATGAAGGTAAAGGAAATATTTAACAGTAATTTTGCCATCTACTATGAGAAAGTAATAAATAGACTTTCCAGTCCTATACAAATAGACAAATGGAGAAAGGTGCTTGTAAAAAAAGCGGTAGCAATTTGCCCAAATGCTTCTACCGCTATAGATTGTTGCTCAGGAGCAGGAAATGTCGGAAAGTTTTTCTTAAGAGAAAACCCTAAAGCAAAGTTGATAAACTGTGACATTAGTAAGCCTCTTTTGAAACTTGCGAAAGAAAATTTTTCAAACAAAGAAAACGTTTTTTATGTTTGTTCGGATAATAGATTTTTTCCAATAAAAGATAATAGCACAGATATTCTTTTTTCATCTTTTTGTGTAAGAAATTCTCCAGAACCTACTTTAACTATATCTGAAGCATATAGAGTAATAAGATCCGGAGGAGTATGGGCAATTTTAGACTTTTTTAGAATTGAAAAAGAAAGTAGTTTAACAAAAGCTAATAATTTCATATTTAAGTCATTTATGAACTTTACTAAACTAGTTGCTCCTTCTCATTCTGAGGCTATAGATTATCTTTTCGAATCTATCAAAAAATTCTATACTGTAACTGAATTTAAAAATATCCTTTTAGAATCTAATTTTGAAATAGCTGAAATCAAGGAATTTATGGGAGGAGTTGCTAACGTTTTAATAGCTATAAAAAAGGAGGTTTAA
- the hypB gene encoding hydrogenase nickel incorporation protein HypB has translation MCDVCGCGSHDHSHEVSTMKVSDDTGKKTIEVKQSLLQENERIAEINRQHFDEKGILAINLISSPGSGKTTLLEKTIEALKDEFNIGVLEGDIETERDAERVRAKGAAAIQLTTGGACHLEAPLVHKGFHALEKQMNGEVPDILFIENVGNLVCPSSFYLGEHVRVVLVSVPEGPDKPAKYPKAFKTSNVFIITKADLLPYFDFDVEKVKKEALSLNPNLKIFVISSKTGEGLNEWFDYLRDMVEKKKGIKV, from the coding sequence ATGTGTGATGTTTGCGGATGCGGAAGTCATGATCATTCCCATGAAGTTAGTACCATGAAAGTTTCAGATGATACAGGAAAAAAGACTATAGAAGTTAAGCAAAGCTTACTACAAGAAAACGAGAGAATTGCAGAGATTAATAGACAGCATTTTGATGAAAAAGGAATATTAGCAATAAATCTCATTAGTTCTCCAGGTTCAGGCAAGACAACCTTGCTTGAAAAGACAATTGAAGCTTTAAAGGACGAGTTTAATATAGGTGTTCTTGAAGGAGATATAGAAACAGAAAGAGATGCAGAAAGAGTAAGAGCCAAAGGAGCTGCAGCTATTCAGCTTACAACTGGTGGTGCTTGTCACCTTGAAGCTCCTCTCGTTCATAAAGGGTTTCACGCTCTTGAAAAACAGATGAATGGAGAAGTACCAGATATTCTCTTTATAGAAAATGTTGGAAATCTTGTTTGTCCATCTTCCTTTTACTTAGGAGAACATGTAAGAGTTGTTCTTGTTTCTGTACCAGAAGGACCTGATAAACCAGCCAAATATCCCAAAGCCTTTAAAACATCAAATGTCTTTATTATTACAAAAGCTGATCTTCTTCCTTACTTTGATTTTGATGTAGAGAAAGTAAAAAAAGAAGCTCTTTCTCTAAATCCAAATCTTAAAATTTTTGTTATTTCTTCTAAAACAGGAGAAGGACTTAACGAGTGGTTTGACTACTTGAGAGACATGGTTGAAAAAAAGAAAGGAATTAAAGTTTAA